The proteins below are encoded in one region of Desulfotomaculum sp.:
- a CDS encoding methyltransferase: protein MLPPDAFNMTQELIILVASVKAGIISALEDKSMSPEELAAILQADSRSIWTVCEALAALGYLATDGKRYGLSAEAKKMFFDTDDPSYIGLFFLHRHNMLKNWIRLDEVIASGKPVVSEKSKEQTKTFMEHMDFNASKSARGIADFCIGSLDSGKKVLDIGGGPLTYAKAFDSLGASVTVFDLPNVVEHMRLKTEERNIEMIAGDFTESLPPGHFDLAFLGNICHIVGEQENRELFKRAHACLAPTGKIIIVDFIRGTGPKAAVFAVNMLVQTENGGTWTLEQYSQWLTEAGFNNIKLHGVSGRQLISAKKAAGC from the coding sequence ATGCTCCCCCCTGATGCTTTCAACATGACACAGGAACTTATAATCCTTGTCGCGTCAGTAAAGGCCGGAATTATCAGCGCCCTGGAAGACAAGTCCATGTCCCCGGAAGAACTTGCCGCTATACTGCAGGCGGATTCCCGTTCAATCTGGACTGTTTGCGAAGCGCTGGCGGCTTTGGGCTACCTTGCTACAGACGGAAAGAGGTATGGACTGAGCGCTGAAGCAAAAAAGATGTTTTTCGATACGGATGATCCAAGTTATATAGGTCTTTTCTTTCTGCACAGGCATAACATGCTGAAAAACTGGATTCGCCTGGATGAAGTAATCGCTTCGGGGAAACCCGTCGTCAGCGAAAAAAGCAAGGAGCAGACCAAGACTTTTATGGAACATATGGACTTTAACGCAAGTAAAAGCGCCCGGGGGATAGCGGATTTTTGCATCGGTTCCCTGGACAGCGGTAAAAAGGTGCTCGACATCGGAGGAGGGCCCCTTACCTATGCGAAGGCCTTTGACTCACTCGGCGCCAGTGTGACCGTATTTGACCTTCCCAACGTGGTTGAGCATATGCGCCTCAAGACTGAAGAACGTAATATTGAAATGATTGCGGGAGATTTTACCGAAAGCCTGCCACCCGGACATTTCGATCTTGCTTTTCTGGGCAACATCTGCCATATTGTCGGGGAACAGGAAAACAGGGAATTGTTTAAAAGGGCGCATGCCTGCCTGGCGCCCACCGGGAAAATTATTATCGTTGATTTCATCCGGGGAACTGGCCCAAAAGCGGCTGTATTTGCGGTAAATATGCTGGTTCAGACCGAAAACGGCGGAACCTGGACCCTGGAGCAGTATTCGCAGTGGCTTACTGAGGCCGGCTTCAACAATATTAAGCTTCACGGTGTAAGCGGACGCCAGCTTATTTCAGCAAAAAAAGCAGCAGGTTGTTAA